The Dyadobacter subterraneus genome window below encodes:
- the rpsL gene encoding 30S ribosomal protein S12 — protein MPTISQLVRKGRETITWKSKSPALDSCPQRRGVCTRVYTTTPKKPNSALRKVARVRLSNNKEVNAYIPGEGHNLQEHSIVLIRGGRVKDLPGVRYHIIRGALDTAGVNGRKQRRSKYGAKRPKPGQVAAPVKGKKK, from the coding sequence ATGCCAACTATTTCACAATTAGTCCGTAAAGGTAGAGAGACCATTACATGGAAATCCAAGTCACCGGCTTTGGATTCTTGCCCTCAGCGTCGTGGAGTATGTACTCGTGTATATACCACAACGCCAAAGAAACCGAACTCAGCACTTCGTAAAGTTGCGCGTGTTCGTCTTTCTAACAACAAAGAAGTGAATGCCTACATCCCAGGTGAAGGCCACAACTTGCAAGAGCACTCGATCGTTTTGATCCGTGGTGGTCGTGTTAAAGATTTACCAGGTGTTCGTTACCACATTATCCGTGGTGCATTGGATACAGCTGGTGTTAACGGACGTAAACAACGTCGTTCTAAATACGGTGCAAAACGCCCTAAACCAGGACAAGTTGCAGCACCGGTAAAAGGTAAGAAAAAATAA
- a CDS encoding OmpA family protein — translation MKILRCNFTLVISILVLGTLLAGCNSAMQAYKDGVKKFDNGEYDLAIKGLEKAAAANYEPTQTSFLIAESYRLSNRFKQAIPYYKKALDAGVTNPEAQFQYAYALKTAGQYKEAADQFALFAKAPTAPKNLQERALREIEILKITDKLSIEKMPDVKLKDIPFNGTGSDFSPTVLGNELVFSSSKKEKIYKNNGQSMLGLYKIALAKDAGETQGTSELFSKDIFAPDANEGSPAFSPDGKTLIFARGNTGKKKGTADVDLYQSRNVNGQWTPPAILPINDSLAWDGSPSFSRDGKTLYFASNRAGGAGGIDLYRTNIDASGRFSKPVNMGRDINTAGDDMFPYVAEGGKLYFASDGHPGLGKLDLFSATRTQGVITIENLGLPFNSPQDDFGLVFYKDKDQGFFASNREGGKGDDDIYYFYTPKAPDTTIAVKDPMDPLNPQNPNYIEGKLKSVRYFLAGDVYDNSSNPTPIDSAIVHILPDTSDTQITELKTNAAGKFGTQPVEEGKSYVLLVTKKGFISKREPFSMNGRSIPPIFLTKALTDTTYQVSIKLDRLELNKTFVLDNIYYDLNKYNIRPDAAVELDKLVQILKDNPTMNIELSSHTDARATDAYNMTLSQNRAESAVKYLNLKGIAAERLTAKGYGERQLIIPNAKTEEEHQRNRRTEFTILSY, via the coding sequence ATGAAAATATTGCGGTGTAATTTTACCCTCGTTATTAGTATTCTGGTACTGGGCACGTTGTTGGCTGGTTGTAATTCTGCCATGCAGGCTTACAAAGACGGAGTAAAGAAATTTGATAACGGCGAGTATGATCTTGCTATAAAAGGATTGGAAAAAGCGGCTGCCGCCAACTACGAACCAACCCAGACCAGTTTCCTGATTGCAGAATCTTACCGTCTTTCCAACCGATTCAAGCAGGCAATTCCTTATTATAAAAAAGCATTGGATGCCGGCGTGACAAATCCCGAAGCGCAATTCCAATATGCCTATGCATTAAAAACGGCTGGTCAATATAAAGAAGCTGCGGACCAGTTTGCATTATTTGCCAAAGCGCCAACTGCTCCGAAAAATTTACAGGAAAGAGCTTTACGCGAAATTGAAATCCTTAAAATCACAGATAAACTGAGCATTGAAAAAATGCCGGATGTGAAATTGAAAGATATTCCTTTTAACGGTACCGGTTCCGATTTCTCACCTACTGTTCTAGGCAATGAACTTGTTTTTTCTTCTTCCAAAAAAGAGAAAATCTATAAGAATAACGGTCAATCCATGCTTGGGCTGTACAAAATAGCTTTGGCAAAAGATGCAGGTGAAACACAGGGAACATCTGAATTATTTAGCAAAGATATTTTTGCTCCTGATGCCAATGAAGGTTCTCCTGCTTTTAGTCCGGATGGAAAAACGTTAATTTTTGCCCGTGGTAACACGGGTAAAAAGAAAGGAACTGCTGATGTGGATTTGTATCAAAGCCGGAATGTAAACGGTCAATGGACTCCGCCAGCAATTTTGCCAATAAATGATTCGCTTGCCTGGGATGGTTCTCCATCTTTTTCCCGTGACGGTAAAACATTATATTTTGCCTCTAACCGTGCTGGCGGAGCAGGTGGTATCGATTTGTACAGAACGAATATTGATGCTTCCGGCCGTTTTAGCAAGCCTGTAAATATGGGTCGTGATATCAATACCGCTGGTGATGATATGTTCCCATACGTTGCCGAAGGCGGAAAACTTTATTTTGCCTCTGACGGACATCCGGGTTTAGGAAAACTTGATTTATTTTCTGCAACGCGTACCCAGGGCGTCATTACGATTGAAAACCTTGGATTACCATTTAACAGTCCGCAGGATGATTTTGGACTGGTATTTTATAAAGATAAAGACCAGGGATTTTTCGCTTCTAACCGTGAAGGCGGAAAAGGTGATGACGATATTTATTACTTCTACACACCAAAAGCACCGGATACTACCATTGCCGTAAAAGATCCGATGGATCCTTTGAATCCACAAAATCCAAATTATATCGAAGGCAAACTGAAATCAGTCCGGTACTTCCTGGCGGGTGATGTGTACGACAATTCAAGTAATCCGACGCCAATCGATTCTGCCATTGTGCATATTTTGCCAGATACTTCCGATACGCAAATCACTGAACTGAAAACAAATGCTGCTGGTAAATTCGGGACTCAGCCGGTGGAAGAAGGCAAATCTTACGTTCTTTTGGTAACGAAAAAAGGGTTTATCAGCAAAAGAGAACCGTTTTCCATGAACGGACGCAGCATTCCGCCTATCTTTTTAACAAAAGCTTTAACGGATACTACGTATCAGGTTTCTATCAAGCTGGACAGACTTGAATTGAACAAAACATTTGTTCTCGACAATATTTACTACGATTTAAATAAGTATAACATCCGCCCGGATGCAGCCGTTGAACTTGACAAACTGGTTCAGATCCTGAAAGATAATCCAACGATGAATATCGAGCTTAGCTCACATACGGATGCCCGTGCCACGGATGCATATAACATGACGCTATCACAAAACAGAGCTGAATCGGCTGTAAAATATTTAAATCTGAAAGGAATTGCTGCTGAAAGGTTAACTGCAAAAGGATATGGTGAACGCCAGCTGATTATTCCAAATGCAAAAACAGAAGAAGAACATCAGCGTAACCGTCGTACAGAATTTACGATTTTGAGTTACTGA
- the rplD gene encoding 50S ribosomal protein L4 — protein sequence MELSVLNIKGEDTGKKVSVSEEIFGIEPNEHAIYLDVKLYLANQRQGTHKSKERAEINHSTRKIKKQKGTGGARAGSIKSPVFVGGGRIFGPRPRNYTFKINRKVKTLARISALSAKAKIDAISVLESFTFDAPKTKSYLTVLNSLSLVNTKTLLILPEVDSNVYLSSRNIPKAKVTTVDLVNTYDLMNADRLLISESALSNLETLLNK from the coding sequence ATGGAACTGTCCGTATTAAATATAAAAGGAGAAGATACCGGCAAGAAGGTAAGTGTGTCTGAAGAAATTTTCGGAATCGAACCTAACGAGCATGCGATCTATCTCGATGTGAAATTGTACTTGGCCAATCAGCGCCAGGGTACACACAAGTCAAAAGAACGTGCTGAGATCAATCACTCAACACGCAAGATCAAGAAACAAAAAGGTACAGGTGGAGCGCGTGCAGGTAGCATTAAATCTCCGGTATTCGTAGGTGGTGGTCGTATATTCGGTCCTCGTCCTCGTAACTATACTTTCAAGATCAACAGAAAAGTGAAAACGTTAGCGCGTATTTCTGCTCTTTCTGCGAAAGCGAAAATTGACGCAATATCAGTTTTGGAGTCATTTACTTTTGACGCACCAAAAACAAAGTCATATCTGACTGTACTTAATTCACTTTCATTAGTGAACACAAAAACATTGTTGATCCTTCCTGAAGTTGATAGCAATGTGTACCTGTCAAGCAGAAACATTCCTAAAGCGAAAGTTACTACTGTTGATTTGGTAAATACATATGATCTGATGAATGCAGACCGCCTTTTAATAAGTGAATCTGCTCTGTCTAATTTGGAAACCCTATTAAACAAATAG
- the rplB gene encoding 50S ribosomal protein L2: MAVKKLKPTSAGQRFRMAPAFEEITASKPEKSLLEPVKRTGGRNSSGHRTMRHIGGGHKRRYRVIDFKRNRFDAPATVLTIEYDPNRSARIALVQYADDEKRYVIAPNGLKVGQVIVSGSSVAPEMGNALPLGSMPIGTIVHNIELTPGKGGQFARSAGAYAQLVAREGKYAVIKMPSGEMRMILSTCIATVGTVSNSSHMNVNYGKAGRKRWLGRRPRVRGVAMNPVDHPMGGGEGRSSGGQPRSRNGQFSKGLKTRDRNKHSEKLIISRRKK; this comes from the coding sequence ATGGCAGTTAAAAAATTAAAACCGACAAGTGCTGGTCAACGTTTTCGCATGGCTCCTGCTTTTGAGGAGATCACAGCGTCAAAACCTGAAAAGAGCCTATTAGAGCCTGTTAAAAGAACAGGTGGTCGTAATAGCTCCGGACATCGTACCATGCGTCATATAGGTGGTGGTCACAAACGCAGATACCGTGTTATCGATTTCAAAAGAAATCGTTTTGATGCACCAGCAACAGTTCTTACAATTGAATACGATCCAAACCGCTCAGCACGTATCGCTCTGGTACAATATGCTGATGACGAAAAAAGATATGTAATCGCTCCAAACGGATTGAAAGTAGGACAAGTAATTGTTTCAGGAAGTTCAGTAGCACCAGAAATGGGAAATGCGCTTCCACTAGGTTCAATGCCAATTGGTACAATTGTTCACAATATTGAATTGACACCTGGTAAAGGCGGTCAGTTTGCAAGAAGCGCAGGAGCTTATGCTCAGCTTGTAGCGCGTGAAGGTAAGTACGCAGTAATTAAAATGCCATCTGGCGAAATGCGTATGATTCTTTCAACTTGTATCGCAACGGTTGGAACAGTTTCCAATTCAAGTCACATGAATGTGAATTACGGTAAAGCAGGCCGTAAACGTTGGTTAGGTCGTCGCCCAAGAGTTCGTGGTGTTGCTATGAACCCAGTCGATCACCCAATGGGTGGTGGTGAAGGCCGCTCATCAGGAGGCCAGCCTAGATCAAGAAACGGACAGTTCTCAAAAGGACTTAAGACTCGTGATCGCAATAAGCATTCTGAGAAATTGATTATCAGCCGTCGTAAAAAATAA
- a CDS encoding ATP-binding protein, whose protein sequence is MIERTIFQDLLDHLRKPQVTVITGMRRVGKSTALKYLLNQVDHENKIYLDLERTENRYLFNQSNTKDIEIGLAIEGINLSEPAVIALDEIQLVPQSTSVIKYFFDTYNVKFIVTGSSSFYLKNHFSESLAGRKRIFEMYPLTFPEFVAFHEENIKLLKSVSREPFHLSIYLKWKELYEQFIRFGGFPEVVLAETEADKTAYLKDVVNAYIELDIKLLSDFSASDDLYKLVRLLASRTGSRLDYSKIGSILGINRIKIKEYLSLLEHTYFIKKVGTFTQNVDREISKQEKVYLADTGLLQELAQVSSGQVFENAIALQLSQLGTIQYYQKTTGLEIDFILNNQIAIEVKETPAVHDEIVLKKRAAGIGMSEFFLVGRHQSANDFRGYVWGGNLI, encoded by the coding sequence ATGATCGAGAGAACAATTTTCCAGGATCTCCTTGACCATCTAAGGAAACCACAGGTAACTGTCATCACTGGGATGAGAAGAGTAGGTAAATCTACTGCCCTGAAATATTTACTTAACCAGGTCGATCATGAAAACAAAATCTATCTGGATCTTGAAAGAACTGAGAATAGATATCTGTTTAATCAATCAAACACAAAAGATATTGAGATTGGTCTGGCAATTGAAGGAATAAATCTTTCAGAACCGGCAGTGATTGCACTGGATGAAATTCAATTGGTGCCACAAAGCACAAGTGTGATTAAGTATTTTTTTGACACGTATAATGTAAAATTTATCGTGACAGGTTCCAGTTCATTCTATCTCAAAAACCACTTTTCTGAAAGCCTTGCAGGTAGAAAACGAATTTTCGAAATGTATCCTTTGACTTTTCCGGAATTCGTTGCTTTTCACGAAGAGAATATCAAGTTGCTCAAATCGGTATCCCGTGAACCTTTTCATCTTAGCATATACTTGAAGTGGAAAGAATTATATGAACAATTTATCCGTTTTGGTGGTTTCCCGGAAGTTGTATTGGCAGAAACCGAAGCGGATAAAACAGCTTATCTGAAAGACGTAGTTAACGCATACATCGAGCTCGACATCAAACTGCTATCTGACTTTTCCGCTTCTGATGATCTTTACAAACTTGTTAGATTATTAGCCTCAAGAACAGGAAGTAGATTGGATTACAGTAAAATTGGCAGTATTCTCGGGATAAACAGGATCAAGATAAAGGAATATCTAAGCCTGCTGGAACATACTTATTTCATAAAAAAGGTTGGCACATTTACGCAAAACGTGGATCGTGAAATATCCAAGCAAGAAAAGGTATACCTGGCAGATACAGGACTATTGCAGGAACTTGCTCAGGTAAGTAGCGGACAAGTTTTCGAAAATGCTATCGCATTGCAATTAAGTCAATTAGGAACAATTCAGTACTACCAAAAAACAACAGGACTGGAAATTGATTTTATACTGAATAACCAAATAGCAATTGAAGTAAAAGAGACTCCTGCCGTGCATGACGAGATAGTTCTTAAGAAACGAGCTGCCGGTATAGGAATGTCTGAGTTCTTTCTTGTTGGCAGACATCAATCAGCAAATGACTTCCGCGGCTACGTTTGGGGTGGAAACCTGATTTAG
- the rplC gene encoding 50S ribosomal protein L3 — translation MSGLIGKKIGMTSLYNADGQALACTVIQAGPCVVTQVRSEERDGYKALQLGFGERKEKNSTQPLIGHFKKAGTTPKHKLVEFKEFEVEHELGTSLSVQDVFEEGEFVDVVGSAKGRGFQGVVKRHGFGGVGGQTHGQHNRARHPGSIGACSFPSRVFKGIRMGGRMGNNRVKIQNLRILKVIPEQNLLVVSGSVPGSKNSFLIIEK, via the coding sequence ATGTCTGGTTTAATAGGTAAAAAAATCGGAATGACTAGTTTGTACAATGCTGACGGGCAGGCTCTGGCATGTACTGTGATTCAAGCTGGTCCTTGTGTTGTTACACAAGTTAGGTCCGAGGAAAGGGATGGGTATAAAGCCCTCCAATTAGGTTTTGGCGAGAGAAAAGAGAAAAACTCTACTCAGCCGTTAATAGGTCACTTCAAAAAGGCCGGTACAACTCCAAAGCATAAGCTTGTTGAGTTTAAGGAATTTGAAGTGGAGCATGAACTTGGAACTTCACTATCAGTACAAGATGTATTTGAAGAAGGTGAATTCGTTGATGTAGTAGGTTCTGCCAAAGGCCGCGGTTTCCAGGGTGTTGTAAAACGTCATGGTTTCGGTGGGGTAGGTGGACAAACACACGGTCAGCATAACCGTGCACGTCACCCAGGTTCGATTGGTGCTTGTTCGTTCCCTTCACGCGTATTTAAAGGCATTCGTATGGGTGGGCGCATGGGTAATAATCGTGTAAAAATTCAGAATTTGCGTATTCTGAAAGTGATACCTGAGCAAAACTTGCTAGTAGTAAGTGGCTCAGTACCGGGTTCAAAGAATTCATTTCTAATCATTGAGAAATAG
- the rpsG gene encoding 30S ribosomal protein S7: protein MRKSKPKKRYILPDPKFRDVQVTKFVNNLMLQGKKSIAFTIFYDALEVVEKKTSESGLETWKKALNNVTPSVEVKSRRVGGATFQVPTEVRPERKQALGMKWLINYARKRGEKTMVDRLAGEIVAAAKGEGAAVKKKDDTHRMADANKAFSHFRF, encoded by the coding sequence ATGAGAAAGTCCAAACCAAAGAAAAGATATATTCTGCCTGATCCTAAGTTCAGAGATGTACAGGTTACAAAATTTGTAAACAACCTGATGCTTCAAGGCAAGAAAAGCATTGCTTTCACAATTTTTTATGACGCGCTGGAAGTGGTTGAGAAAAAAACCAGCGAAAGTGGTCTAGAAACTTGGAAAAAAGCATTGAACAATGTAACTCCATCTGTTGAAGTAAAAAGCCGTCGTGTTGGTGGTGCTACTTTCCAGGTTCCAACTGAAGTACGTCCGGAACGTAAGCAAGCTTTGGGTATGAAATGGTTGATCAACTACGCTCGTAAGCGTGGAGAAAAAACTATGGTAGACCGTCTGGCTGGCGAAATCGTTGCTGCTGCTAAAGGTGAAGGAGCTGCTGTTAAGAAAAAAGACGATACGCACCGTATGGCAGATGCGAACAAAGCATTCTCGCATTTCCGTTTCTAG
- the fusA gene encoding elongation factor G has product MARDLRLTRNIGIAAHIDAGKTTTTERILYYAGVSHKIGEVHDGAATMDWMEQEQERGITITSAATTVDWNYRGEKYHINIIDTPGHVDFTVEVNRSLRVLDGLVFLFSAVDGVEPQSETNWRLANNYNVARIGFVNKMDRSGADFLKVCAQVKEMLGSYAVPLQLPIGAEDTFRGVVDLVNFRGIEWNEEDKGMTFREVPIPDDMLEEATEWREKLLEAVAEFDDTLMEKYFEDPTSISEDEILAALRAATISMKIVPMVCGSSFKNKGVQTMLDYVMAILPSPQDRESIIGTDPRTGAEISRQPTDKDPFCALAFKIATDPYVGRLCFIRSYSGYLDSGSYVLNNRSGNKERISRIFQMHANKQNQIDRLEAGDIGAVVGFKDIKTGDTLSDEKSPIILESMVFPEPVIGYAIEPKKAADSDNFSKAITKLIEEDPTLQVESNEETGQTIIKGMGELHLEIIIDRMRREFKVEVNQGAPQVAYKEILTKNFEHREVYKKQTGGRGKFADIVFEIGPRDDNEEGKEPKTGLQFVNQIVGGTIPREFIAPIQKGFEASMSNGALAGYPLDSMKVRLFHGSFHDVDSDALSFELAAKIGFRESARHAGSKLMEPIMHVEVLTPDDYTGPITGDLNRRRGIMRGMDSRNGAQVIKADVPLSELFGYVTDLRTMSSGRATASLTFAYYEVVPQHISDTVIEKAKGLVKA; this is encoded by the coding sequence ATGGCACGTGATCTAAGATTAACAAGAAATATTGGTATTGCTGCGCACATTGATGCGGGTAAAACTACCACCACCGAGCGTATTCTTTATTACGCTGGAGTAAGCCACAAAATTGGAGAAGTACATGATGGTGCTGCTACAATGGACTGGATGGAGCAGGAGCAGGAGCGTGGTATTACCATTACTTCAGCGGCTACAACAGTTGACTGGAACTACCGCGGTGAGAAATATCACATCAACATTATCGATACACCGGGTCACGTTGACTTTACTGTAGAGGTAAACCGTTCCCTTCGTGTATTGGATGGATTGGTTTTCTTGTTCAGTGCGGTTGATGGTGTTGAGCCTCAGTCAGAAACTAACTGGCGTTTGGCTAACAACTATAACGTAGCACGTATCGGTTTCGTTAACAAAATGGACCGTTCTGGTGCAGACTTCCTTAAAGTTTGTGCGCAGGTGAAAGAAATGCTTGGTAGCTACGCTGTACCTCTTCAATTGCCAATCGGTGCTGAAGATACGTTCAGAGGTGTGGTTGACTTGGTTAACTTCCGTGGTATCGAATGGAATGAAGAAGACAAAGGAATGACTTTCAGAGAAGTTCCTATTCCTGATGATATGTTGGAAGAAGCAACTGAATGGAGAGAAAAACTTCTTGAAGCTGTTGCTGAATTCGACGACACTTTGATGGAAAAATATTTTGAAGATCCTACTTCAATCTCAGAAGACGAAATTCTTGCAGCTTTGCGCGCAGCGACAATCAGCATGAAAATCGTTCCTATGGTTTGTGGTTCTTCTTTCAAAAACAAAGGTGTTCAGACGATGCTTGATTACGTGATGGCTATCTTGCCTTCACCACAAGATCGTGAAAGCATAATCGGAACTGATCCTCGTACGGGTGCTGAGATTTCTCGTCAGCCAACGGATAAAGATCCTTTCTGTGCACTAGCATTTAAAATTGCAACTGACCCTTATGTAGGGCGTCTTTGTTTTATCCGCTCTTACTCAGGATACCTTGATTCAGGTTCTTATGTATTGAACAACCGTTCAGGAAATAAGGAACGTATCTCTCGTATCTTCCAAATGCACGCAAACAAGCAAAATCAAATTGATCGTCTTGAAGCGGGTGATATTGGAGCGGTAGTAGGTTTCAAGGATATTAAAACTGGTGATACACTTTCTGATGAAAAATCACCAATCATTTTGGAATCAATGGTATTCCCTGAGCCAGTAATTGGTTATGCAATCGAGCCTAAGAAAGCTGCGGATAGCGATAACTTCTCTAAGGCTATCACTAAGTTGATCGAAGAAGATCCTACGTTACAAGTTGAAAGTAACGAAGAAACAGGACAGACGATCATCAAAGGAATGGGAGAACTTCACCTTGAAATTATCATTGACCGTATGCGTCGTGAATTTAAAGTGGAAGTAAACCAAGGAGCTCCTCAGGTTGCTTACAAAGAGATTCTTACGAAGAACTTTGAGCATCGTGAGGTATATAAGAAACAAACCGGGGGGCGTGGTAAATTCGCCGATATCGTATTCGAAATCGGACCGAGAGACGACAACGAAGAAGGCAAAGAACCAAAAACTGGTTTGCAGTTTGTTAATCAGATTGTAGGTGGTACTATTCCTCGTGAATTTATTGCTCCAATCCAGAAAGGTTTTGAAGCTTCTATGTCAAATGGTGCCCTTGCAGGATATCCTTTGGATTCGATGAAAGTGCGTTTGTTCCACGGATCATTCCACGATGTCGATTCAGATGCGCTATCTTTTGAATTGGCAGCTAAGATCGGTTTCAGAGAATCAGCACGCCACGCAGGTTCTAAATTGATGGAGCCAATCATGCATGTTGAAGTTCTTACTCCTGATGACTACACAGGACCTATCACTGGTGACCTTAACCGTCGTCGTGGTATCATGAGAGGTATGGATTCACGTAATGGTGCCCAGGTTATCAAAGCAGACGTTCCTTTGTCAGAATTGTTCGGTTACGTAACTGACCTTCGTACAATGTCATCAGGCCGTGCTACTGCTTCGTTAACTTTCGCTTACTACGAAGTTGTACCTCAGCACATCTCTGATACGGTAATTGAAAAAGCTAAGGGCTTAGTTAAAGCTTAA
- the rplW gene encoding 50S ribosomal protein L23 has protein sequence MSVLKRPIITEKVTAQGGQGKYAFEVTLTSNKVEIKKAIEKLFGVTVESVHTMRSIGKSKSRTSGGKFVSGKTSTIKKAIVTVAEGEIIDIYGEA, from the coding sequence ATGAGTGTACTGAAACGACCGATTATAACAGAAAAGGTAACGGCTCAGGGTGGTCAGGGAAAGTATGCCTTTGAAGTAACACTTACTTCAAACAAGGTTGAAATCAAAAAGGCTATCGAGAAACTGTTTGGGGTTACCGTAGAGAGCGTTCATACAATGCGCAGCATTGGTAAAAGCAAATCCCGCACTTCGGGAGGAAAGTTTGTAAGTGGAAAAACGTCAACCATTAAGAAAGCTATTGTAACAGTAGCTGAAGGTGAGATCATCGACATTTATGGTGAAGCTTAG
- the rplV gene encoding 50S ribosomal protein L22 — MEARAILRNVPTSPRKMRLVADMIRGQKVSKALALLKFQPRASSPILHKVLLSAVANWQQLNEDAKLEDADLYVKTVFIDGGRMLKRLRPAPQGRAHRIRKRSNHITLVVDDKAEVAASVENKVITES, encoded by the coding sequence ATGGAAGCAAGAGCTATATTAAGAAATGTGCCTACTTCTCCTCGTAAGATGAGATTAGTAGCCGACATGATTCGCGGACAAAAGGTCAGCAAAGCGTTGGCGCTGTTAAAGTTTCAACCAAGAGCTTCTTCACCAATTTTGCACAAAGTTTTACTTTCTGCAGTTGCCAACTGGCAACAATTGAACGAAGATGCAAAGCTGGAAGACGCTGATCTTTATGTTAAAACCGTATTTATTGACGGTGGACGTATGTTGAAGCGTTTGCGCCCTGCACCGCAAGGAAGAGCACACAGAATCCGTAAACGTTCAAACCACATTACACTTGTGGTTGATGACAAAGCGGAAGTTGCCGCAAGCGTGGAAAACAAAGTAATCACCGAATCATAA
- the rpsJ gene encoding 30S ribosomal protein S10 — translation MNQKIRIKLRSFDHNLVDKSAEKIVKAVKATGAVVSGPIPLPTKTEKFTVLRSPHVNKKSREQFQLCTYKRLVDIFSTSAKTVDALMKLELPSGVDVEIKV, via the coding sequence ATGAATCAAAAAATTCGTATCAAATTGCGGTCATTCGATCACAACTTAGTAGACAAATCTGCTGAGAAGATCGTTAAGGCTGTTAAGGCAACTGGTGCCGTTGTTAGCGGTCCAATCCCATTGCCAACTAAAACAGAGAAATTCACTGTTTTACGTTCTCCTCACGTGAACAAAAAGTCTCGTGAACAATTCCAGCTTTGTACTTACAAACGTCTGGTAGACATTTTCTCTACAAGTGCGAAAACTGTTGATGCACTGATGAAGCTTGAATTGCCAAGCGGTGTTGATGTAGAGATCAAAGTTTAG
- the rpsC gene encoding 30S ribosomal protein S3, giving the protein MGQKVNPIGLRLGIVRGWDSSWYGGKDFSDKLVEDEKIRNYIKARIPKGSISKVVIERTLKRITLTIHTARPGIVIGKGGSEVDKIKEELKKITGKDVQINIYEIKRPEIDAKLVGEAIAQQLQARISYRRAMKQSIASAMRVGTQGIKIRLAGRLGGAEMARTEEYKEGRIPLHTLRADIDYAISEAQTIYGKIGIKVWIFKGELYGKRDLTPSAATAAADRSDRGTGSGGGNDRNKDRRGGRGGNDSNRGGGSEGGGGGSEADRRKRSRNKKK; this is encoded by the coding sequence ATGGGACAAAAGGTTAATCCTATAGGTCTGAGACTAGGAATTGTTAGAGGCTGGGACTCTAGCTGGTATGGAGGAAAAGATTTTTCTGACAAACTTGTTGAAGACGAAAAAATTCGTAACTACATAAAAGCACGTATCCCAAAAGGATCAATCTCTAAAGTAGTTATCGAGCGTACACTGAAACGTATCACGCTTACAATTCACACGGCTCGTCCGGGTATCGTAATTGGTAAAGGTGGTAGTGAAGTTGACAAGATCAAAGAAGAGCTTAAAAAAATCACAGGAAAAGACGTTCAGATTAACATCTACGAAATCAAACGTCCTGAGATTGATGCAAAATTAGTTGGAGAAGCAATCGCACAACAACTACAAGCTCGTATCTCTTACCGTCGTGCAATGAAGCAATCAATCGCTTCTGCAATGCGTGTAGGAACTCAAGGTATCAAAATCCGTCTTGCGGGACGTTTGGGTGGAGCTGAAATGGCTCGTACTGAAGAGTATAAAGAAGGACGTATTCCTCTGCATACATTGAGAGCGGATATTGACTATGCAATCTCGGAAGCACAAACTATCTATGGTAAAATAGGTATCAAAGTTTGGATCTTCAAAGGTGAATTGTACGGAAAGCGTGATTTGACTCCAAGTGCTGCAACAGCTGCTGCTGACAGAAGCGACAGAGGAACAGGATCAGGCGGCGGAAACGACCGTAACAAGGACAGAAGAGGTGGTCGTGGCGGAAACGATAGTAACCGTGGCGGTGGTAGTGAAGGCGGTGGCGGCGGAAGCGAAGCTGATCGTCGTAAGAGAAGTAGAAATAAGAAGAAGTAA
- the rpsS gene encoding 30S ribosomal protein S19: MARSLKKGPYIDFRLDIKIQTMNSAARKSVIKTWSRRSMISPDFIGHTFAVHNGNKFIPVYVTENMVGHKLGEFSPTRNFRGHTAKKDKGRK, encoded by the coding sequence ATGGCACGCTCATTAAAAAAAGGACCATACATCGACTTTCGTCTGGACATCAAGATTCAGACGATGAACAGCGCAGCACGTAAGTCGGTAATTAAGACATGGTCAAGACGCTCAATGATCTCTCCGGATTTCATTGGACATACATTCGCAGTTCATAACGGTAACAAATTCATACCGGTTTATGTAACTGAAAACATGGTAGGACACAAATTAGGAGAGTTTTCGCCAACGCGTAACTTCCGTGGTCACACCGCCAAAAAAGATAAAGGTAGAAAATAA